GGCGTGTAGGTACAGTGCTGGTCACCAGCGGGCCCGGTGCCACCAATACCGTCACCGGTATTGCCGATGCTTACATGGACTCGGTGCCTATCGTAGTCTTTACGGGCCAGGTACCGACCAAACTGATCGGCAACGACGCGTTTCAGGAAACCGACACAATCGGCATTACGCGCTCCATTACCAAGCACAGCTTCCTGGTGCGCGACGTGCGCGACCTGGCCTGGACGATTAAGGCAGCCTACCATATCGCGCGTACGGGACGTCCGGGACCCGTCGTCGTTGACCTGCCCAAGGATGTACTGCTGGCCCGGGCGCCGTTTGTCTATCCAGAAGAGGTGCACCTGCGAGGCTACCGGCTACCGGGTCCGCCTGATCCAGAACGCATTCGAACAGCAGCGGAAATGATCGCGGCGTCACGTCGCCCGCTGCTCTACGTGGGAGGCGGCACAATCAATGCCAACGCCGCTGAGTTGCTGACGCAGTTGGCCCGTAAAACGCGCATCCCGGTTACAACAACGCTGCACGGCCTGGGGGCTTTCCCTGAGGACGACCCGCTGTCGCTGGGCATGCTGGGCATGCACGGTACCTGGTATGCCAACCAGGCGGTGCAGCATGCCGACCTGATCATTGCTGTGGGGGCCCGGTTCGATGACCGCGTGACCGGACGCGTCGATTCCTGGGCCCCTTATGCCAAGGTGATTCACATCGACATTGATCCGTCGTGCATCTCGAAGAACGTCCCGGTTGACTGCGCCATTGTGGGAGATGTGCGCGAGGTGCTGGCGCAACTACTCCCGCTGGTAGAGCCCAAAGACACAAAGGAATGGCTGGCCAAGATTGAGTACTGGCGTGCCGAATGCCCCCTGACCTATGAGCAGGGAGACGGTAAGCTGCGGGCGCAGTACGTCATCGAGCGCATCCGAGCAAAAACTGGAGGCCACGCTGTTGTGGTCTCGGACGTAGGGCAACACCAGATGTGGACGGCCCAGTACTTCCGCTTTTTGCATCCCCGCACGCACATCACCTCAGGCGGACTGGGAACCATGGGCTTTGCGCTGCCAGCCGCCATCGGAGCAGCTATGGGACTGCGCGGGCGTTCCGACTGGCCGGTTGTCTGCATCAGTGGCGACGGAGGATTCGTGATGAACGCGCAGGAGCTGGGGGTGGCGGCTGCGCACCGCCTGCCCATTAAGGTGGCCGTCATCAACAACAACTTCCTGGGAATGGTCCGGCAGTGGCAGGAGCTGTTCCACGAAAACCGGTTCAGCCACACGGACCTGTCCGATACCAACCCGGACTTCGTAAAACTGGCCGAATCCTTCCACTGCGTGGGCCTGCGGGCCACTCGTCCCGAAGAAGTCGATGCCGTCCTGGAGGAAGCCTGGAAAGTGACCGACCGACCCGTGGTGATCGACTTCCAGGTGGTGAAGGAAGAACTGGTCTTTCCCATGGTACCGGCCGGGGCTTCCACCAGCGAGATGATTACCCAGCGTCTCACCCCCAACGCTTTCGTCTGAGCCTGCCATGCAAGCCGAAATGCCAATGCTGACGCCGCAGCAAATTCTGCGCAAGCGCAAAGCCGGGGAGCCGCTGCTGCCAGGCGAACCCGAACAGGTGCACCGCCACACCATTGCCGTCCTGCTTGAAAACACGATCGGAGCGCTCATTCGGGTCGTCAACCTGTTCTCTGCCCGCGGCTTTAACCTGGAGAGCGTAACCGTCGGCGAAACAGACGACCCGACGGTCTCGCGTATGACCATCGTTACAACGGGCAACGACCGGATTATTGGACAGGTCCTGCGTCAGCTCGATCGTCTGATTGACACGCTACATGTAGAAGACCTGAGCGGCAGTTCGTTTGTCGAGCGTGAGCTGTGCCTGCTCAAGGTGCGCTACACAAACGAAACCCGGGCGGCGATCATGGACACGGCCGAAATCTTCCGCGGCAAGGTCGTGGACATTACGCCCGACACGATGACCTTTGAACTGACCGGTCCCACGTCGAAAATCGAAGCCTTTATCAAGCTAATGCGGCCCCACGGTATCCTGGAGGTGGCCCGAAGTGGTCGCGTGGCCATGCGGCGCTCTTCTGGAAGCTGGCTCACGCATGAAGATCCTGCGCTGAATCTGTCTGCCGAACGCTAAAAAACCAGGAGGCTTATGAACGTCATCTACGAAGCTGACCTGTCGCTGATTCAGCAGAAGAAAGTCGCCATTATTGGCTTTGGCAGCCAGGGCCATGCCCATGCCCTCAACCTGCGCGACAGTGGGGTAGAAGTCGTGGTGGGATTGCGCCCGGGCTCTGCGTCGGCCGCCCATGCTTCATCGCAGGGACTGACGGTGCGCACGATGGCCGAAGCGGCCGCGTGGGCCGACGTGATCATGATCCTCATTCCGGATCAACATCAAAAACAGGTTTACGAGGCTGACATTGCTCCCCACTTGAAGGCAGGAAAAGCGCTGGCGTTTGCGCACGGTTTCAATATCCATTATGGCCAGATTAAGCCACCGGCCGATGTTGATGTGTTCATGGTGGCTCCCAAGTCGCCTGGTCATCTGGTGCGTCGTACCTACCAGGAAGGCAATGGCGTGCCCTGTCTGGTCGCTGTTGCGCAGAATGCAACAGGCCAGGCGCGTGAGCTGGCGCTAAGCTATGCAGCCGCCATCGGGGGGACCCGGGCCGGTGTAATTGAAACGACCTTCAAGGATGAAACAGAAACCGATCTGTTTGGGGAGCAAGCCGTGCTCTGCGGAGGCTCGGCCGAGTTGATTAAAGCGGGGTTCGAGACGCTGGTTGAGGCAGGCTATCCCCCTGAACTGGCCTACTTTGAATGCCTGCATGAACTGAAGCTTATTGTTGATCTCTACTACGAAGGCGGCATCTCCTACATGTACCATTCGGTCAGCGATACGGCTGAGTACGGTGGCCACACGCGCGGTCCCCGTGTGATTGGGCCGCACGTAAAGGAAGAAATGAAGAAGATCCTGCAGGAGATTCAATCGGGCCAGTTCGCACGGGAGTGGATTGCCGAGTACGCCTCGGGCGAAAAGAAGCTGCGGGCTGAGCGTGCGCGGACGCGCCAGCATCCCATCGAACAGATTGGCCGCAAGCTGCGCCGGATGATGCGCTGGCTCCAGGCTAAAGAAGTTCCTGAGGAGACCACGGCTGCCTGATGGGAGACAACGATGACAGCCCTACCATCTTACCATATCGTTGTGCTGCCCGGCGACGGCATCGGACCCGAGGTAACGCGCGAAGCGGTGCGCGTGCTGGAAGCTGCTGCTGAGTCTTTTGGTTTTCGGCTGACCACCGCATCGTATCCGGTAGGGGGAGCAGCGCTGGAAGCGGAGGATGACCCACTGCCCGAACCGACGCTGCGTGCCTGTCTTCAGGCTGACGCTGTGCTGCTAGGAGCTGTTGGGGGGCCTCGGTGGGATCATCTGGAGCGTTCGCAGCGGCCTGAAGCTGGATTGCTGCGGCTGCGCAAGGCGCTTGAGGCCTACGCCAATCTGCGCCCCGTGCAGGTGCCTGAAGCGCTGGCGGATGCTTCGCCCCTGAAGCGAGAGGTGGTGGCTGGGACCGATCTGCTCATCGTGCGAGAATTGACCGGCGGCATCTACTTCGGCGAGCCGCGCGGGCGAGACCAACAACGCGCCTGGAATACAATGCACTACGCGCGCGACGAGATCGCGCGCATCGCCCGCGTCGCCTTTACATGGGCAAAGCGTCGGAAGGGCCGCGTGGCTTCCGTGGATAAGGCCAACGTGCTCGAAGTGTCCCAGCTCTGGCGCGAGGTGGTCACGCAGGTGCATCGAGAGGAATTCCCAGAGGTGGAACTGGAGCATTTCTATGTGGACAACGCTGCCATGCAGCTTGTGCGCGATCCGCGCCGGTTCGACGTGGTGGTCACCGGCAATCTGTTTGGAGACATTCTCTCAGACCTGGCGGCTACCTTGCCCGGCTCGCTGGGCATGTTGCCGTCGGCCAGTATCGGGGGACGGGTCGGCCTGTTTGAGCCGGTGCATGGGAGCGCACCGGACATAGCCGGTCAGGGAAAAGCAAACCCGCTGGCAGCGATCCTGTCGGCTGCTATGTTGCTGGAAACGCTGGGGCAAGAAGCAGCAGCACAGGCGGTTCGCCAGGGAGTGCGTGCTGCCCTGGCCGAAGGCGTCAAGACAGCCGACCTGTGCCGGGCAGGCGAAACGCCTGCTCCAACAGAAGTCGTTGGGCAGTTCATTGCAAACTACGTGCGACAGCAAACGCCGGTAACGCCATAAACCGTAAAGGACGTATGGACGAGGCGGTTGTAGCCGTACCAGATGGCAGGCAGGGACAACGACTTAGCAGGCGCCCGGCCTCGGAAAAAAGCCGGTAGCTGGTCGCCGCAGGTTACCGGCCGGCCGGGCGCGCTACACAACAAAGCGGCCTTACCAGAACCCTCTGTCCCTAACCCTGCCAGTAGCCATGAACGACCGCGTCATTATCTTCGATACCACGCTGCGTGATGGAGAGCAAGCGCCGGGCGCTTCCATGTCGCTGGATGAAAAGCTGCGCATCGCACGCCAACTGGCCCGGCTGAATGTTGACGTCATTGAGGCAGGCTTTCCGATCTCCTCGCCTGCTCAGTTTGAGGCAGTTCAGCGCATTGCCGCCGAGGTAGAAGGACCGATCATCTGTGCGCTAGCACGAGCGCGCGAAGAGGACATCCGCACAGCAGCCGAAGCGCTCAAGCCCGGCAAGCGCACGCGCATTCATACGTTTATCGCGACCAGCGACATTCACATCGATGCCAAGTTTGGCGATGTTCGTTACGGACGCACGCTGGCCGAAAAGCGCCAGACCATTCTGCGCCTGACCGACGAGGCGGTGCGTCTGGCGCGCACCTTCACCGACGACGTGGAGTTCAGTGCGGAAGATGCCGGGCGCACCGATATAGGCTACCTGGCCGAGGTCGTACAGGTAGCTATTGAAGCCGGGGCTACGACCATTAACCTCCCGGACACCACGGGCTATTGCGTGCCCGATGAATACGCCGCCATGTTCCGGGCCGTTATTGAACGGGTGCAGCCTCCCCCCTACGTTGTCTTCTCGGCTCATTGCCATGATGACCTCGGGCTGGCGGTGGCCAATTCGCTGGCGGCTGTGCAGGCCGGTGTGCGGCAGATTGAATGCACCATCAATGGCATTGGGGAGCGCGCTGGCAACGCTGCGCTTGAGGAGGTGGTTATGGCGCTCAAGGTCCGTGGCCAGCGGTTCGGGCATCTGGCGGTTCATATAGTGACGCCCTACCTGATGGAAACCAGTCGCATGGTGGCCCTGGCCACCGGATTCCCTGTACCTCCAAACAAGGCTATCGTGGGACGCAATGCATTCAGCCACGAAGCTGGCATTCACCAGCACGGCGTCCTGCGGCGGCGCGACACCTACGAAATCATGCGGGCCGAAGAGGTCGGGCAGCAGCCTGAGCAGATCCGACTGGGACGCCACTCGGGACGACATGGACTCTTCAGTCGGCTGGCCCGGTTGGGCATTGAAGTGCCTGAAGAACGCAAAGAAGAAATCTATCAACGCTTCCTGGCACTGGCCGACCTGAAAAAGGAAGTCTATGACGAGGACCTGCGCCGGCTGGTTGAAGCAAAACCAACCGCTGATCCCGAAAACCCCTACCAGCTTATGGAAATGCATGTGGCTACCGGTACGCACCGGGCACCGGAAGCCGAAGTGCAGATTTTCAACCGAACAACCAATACGCTTCGCATTGAGCGGGCAACCGGCGATGGGCCTGTCAACGCAATCTATAAGGCCATTGACCGGGCAGTAGGGGCTGCTCATGAACTGGTCAGCTATGAACTGCGCTCTGTTACCGAAGGAGCCGATGCGGTGGGCGAAGTGTCGGTGGTGATTGATTACAACGGTTCCCGCTTCAAAGGAACGGCGCGCCACACCGATGTGCTGCGCGCTTCGGCCGATGCCTACCTGGAAGCTATCAACCAACTGGAGCAGTTTCGCGCTGATCGAGAAAGTGTTTCGTTCGTACGGGCAGGCATTATGCAATCCTTTGGCGGAGCAGCCGCCTGAACCATAATCCGCAGGAACGGCTATGGGCATGACCATCACCGAGAAAATCCTGGCGCGTCATGCCGGGCGCGACCGCGTAACGCCTGGTGAAAACATCTGGATTGATGTTGACATCCTGATGACGCACGACGTGTGCGGGCCGCCAACTATCGAGATTTTCAAACGAGAGTTTGGACCGGACGCGCGCGTGTGGGACCGGGAGAAAGTGGTCATTCTGCCCGACCACTACATTTTTACGGCCGATCCGCACGCGCGGCGCAATATTGAAATCCTGCGCGCCTTCGCACAGGAACAGGACTTGCCGTACTACTATGACGTGGGCACCGCCCGCTACAAAGGTGTCTGTCACGTAGCCCTGGCTGAGGAAGGGTTCAATCGGCCAGGCATTGTGCTTATTGGAACAGACAGCCACACCTGCACGTCGGGCGCTTTTGGACTCTTCTCGACGGGGGTGGGCAATACAGACGCCGCCTTCATTATGGGCACCGGCAAGATCTGGGTCAAGGTGCCTGAAACCATGCGCTTCATTTTCGAGGGGAGTCTGCCGCCCTACCTGATGGCCAAGGATCTCATTCTGACGATCATTGGAGACATCGGAATTGATGGGGCAACCTATCGCGCGATGGAATTCGACGGGGAGGCCGTCTATGACCTGTCCATTGAGGAGCGCATGACGCTCACTAACATGGCTATTGAGGCCGGCGGCAAAAGCGGCATCATCGCACCCGACGAGAAAACTATCGCGTACGTGCGCGCGCGAACCGACGCGCCCTTTGAGGTATACCACAGCGATCCCGATGCCCGCTACCACTCTGAGTATGTCTATGATGTCTCTCGGCTGGAGCCTGTGGTAGCCAAGCCGCATCGGCCCGACAATCGAGCGACCGTCACCGAAGTCGCAGGTACTAGACTCGACCGCGCCTACATTGGAAGCTGCACCGGCGGTAAGCTGGAAGACTTTATTGCCGCCGCCCGTATTCTGAAAGGACAGGAGGTGCAGATCGATACCTACGTCGTGCCTGCCTCCACCTACGTTGCCCACCAGTTGCATCATTACAAGATTGATGGCGTCTCGCTCTACGACATCTTTGTCAATGCGGGGTGCAAAATCGGCCACGCGAGCTGCGGCGCCTGCCTGGGAGGACCGCCCGATACGTTCGGACGCACGCATGGCACTGAGGTGGTCATCTCGACGACTAACCGCAACTTCCCGGGACGCATGGGCTCCAAGCAGGCGGCGATCTACCTGGCTTCACCGCTAACGGTGGCTGCTTCGGCCCTGACCGGCGTCATCACCGACCCGCGCGAGGTGCTGGTGTAGGACAACAGGGCAAGGATGATTTCAAGCTGCTGCTATCCCCGATTCCCAACCGACTAAGGCAATGAAAGATGTGATCCGTGGGCTGGCCTACGTGGTCGGCGATTCGATTGATACGGACCAGATCATCCCGGCCCAGCATCTGGTCTATAGCCTCACGCGTCCGGAAGAACGTCGGCTCTACGGCCGCTATGCACTCAGTGGCGTGCCGGCCGAAGGCCAGGGGCTGCCCTATGGTGGCATTCCCTTTACCGAGCCGGACGCCTACAGAAGTCGCTTTAAGATAGTTGTAGCGGGTAAAAACTTTGGCTGCGGCTCTTCGCGCGAACATGCTCCGTTTGCGCTGCGCGAGGCGGGTTGTGAAGCGGTGATTGCCGAAAGCTATGCCCGCATTTTCTACCGGAATGCTATCGACGGAGGCTTTCTGGTGCCGTTTGAAACGCCCGTGCGTCTGATTGACAAAATCCGAACGGGCGACGAGCTGGAGATCGACACGCGCCTGGCTCGTCTGCTCAATCGAACAACGGGCGAAGAATTCCTGCTGCATCCACTGGGCGAAGTAGCCGAAATTCTGCGTGCTGGCAACCTGTTCGAATATGCCCGTAAGGCCGGTCTAATCCCCACAACCCCTTCAGAATCGCCATGAAGATTGAACTTTTTGACACGACGCTGCGCGATGGTACCCAGGGGGAGCACGTTACGCTGACCGCTGATGACAAAATTCGCATCGCCCGCCAACTGGACGACTTTGGCATTGATGTGATTGAAGGGGGATGGCCGGGGTCGAATCCCAAAGACCGGGCATTTTTTGAGCGTGCCCGGGACATTGAGTGGAAGCATGCCCAGATCTGCGCGTTCGGGTCCACGCGCCGAGCCGGCCTGGCACCGGAAGACGATCCGAACCTGCAGGCGCTGCTGGAGGCGCAGACGCCGGTGGTGGCCATTTTTGGAAAAAGCTGGACGCTGCATGCCCGCGTTGCCCTGGGCGTCTCGCTGGAAGAGAATCTGGAATTAATTGCCTCCTCGGTAGCTTTTCTGAAAGCCCACGGTCGTCGCGTTATCTACGACGCCGAGCATTTCTTTGACGGCTATCAGGACGATCCTGCCTATGCGCTGGAGACGCTTCGGGCGGCTGCTGAGGCAGGGGCCGATGTACTGGTGCTCTGCGACACGAACGGCGGCACGCTGCCCAGTGATATTTACCGGATCGTAGGAGAGGTGCGGCGGCAGTTTAACGTGCCGCTGGGGATTCATACGCACAACGATACCGGTTGTGCGGTTGCTAACACAATCATGGCCGTAGCGGCGGGTGCTCAGCACGTGCAGGGGACCATCAACGGGATCGGTGAGCGCTGCGGCAATGCCGATCTGTGTGCCATCATCCCAAACCTGCAGCTCAAGATGGGCTTTACGTGCGTGCCCGAAGAAAAACTGGCTCGGCTGACCGATCTGTCGCGCTTTGTCAACGAAGTGGCCAATCTGGCACCCATCGACCGGGCCCCGTACGTAGGCCGCAGTGCTTTTGCGCACAAAGGAGGGGTGCATGT
This DNA window, taken from Rhodothermus profundi, encodes the following:
- a CDS encoding 2-isopropylmalate synthase, producing MNDRVIIFDTTLRDGEQAPGASMSLDEKLRIARQLARLNVDVIEAGFPISSPAQFEAVQRIAAEVEGPIICALARAREEDIRTAAEALKPGKRTRIHTFIATSDIHIDAKFGDVRYGRTLAEKRQTILRLTDEAVRLARTFTDDVEFSAEDAGRTDIGYLAEVVQVAIEAGATTINLPDTTGYCVPDEYAAMFRAVIERVQPPPYVVFSAHCHDDLGLAVANSLAAVQAGVRQIECTINGIGERAGNAALEEVVMALKVRGQRFGHLAVHIVTPYLMETSRMVALATGFPVPPNKAIVGRNAFSHEAGIHQHGVLRRRDTYEIMRAEEVGQQPEQIRLGRHSGRHGLFSRLARLGIEVPEERKEEIYQRFLALADLKKEVYDEDLRRLVEAKPTADPENPYQLMEMHVATGTHRAPEAEVQIFNRTTNTLRIERATGDGPVNAIYKAIDRAVGAAHELVSYELRSVTEGADAVGEVSVVIDYNGSRFKGTARHTDVLRASADAYLEAINQLEQFRADRESVSFVRAGIMQSFGGAAA
- the ilvB gene encoding biosynthetic-type acetolactate synthase large subunit, giving the protein MRTDTIPLVRSARPALSLDEASVNAPAEPITGAEIFVRALEAEGVEVVFGHPGGAVIHIYDEMARLKPRFQHVLVRHEQGGTHMAEGYAKATGRVGTVLVTSGPGATNTVTGIADAYMDSVPIVVFTGQVPTKLIGNDAFQETDTIGITRSITKHSFLVRDVRDLAWTIKAAYHIARTGRPGPVVVDLPKDVLLARAPFVYPEEVHLRGYRLPGPPDPERIRTAAEMIAASRRPLLYVGGGTINANAAELLTQLARKTRIPVTTTLHGLGAFPEDDPLSLGMLGMHGTWYANQAVQHADLIIAVGARFDDRVTGRVDSWAPYAKVIHIDIDPSCISKNVPVDCAIVGDVREVLAQLLPLVEPKDTKEWLAKIEYWRAECPLTYEQGDGKLRAQYVIERIRAKTGGHAVVVSDVGQHQMWTAQYFRFLHPRTHITSGGLGTMGFALPAAIGAAMGLRGRSDWPVVCISGDGGFVMNAQELGVAAAHRLPIKVAVINNNFLGMVRQWQELFHENRFSHTDLSDTNPDFVKLAESFHCVGLRATRPEEVDAVLEEAWKVTDRPVVIDFQVVKEELVFPMVPAGASTSEMITQRLTPNAFV
- the leuB gene encoding 3-isopropylmalate dehydrogenase translates to MTALPSYHIVVLPGDGIGPEVTREAVRVLEAAAESFGFRLTTASYPVGGAALEAEDDPLPEPTLRACLQADAVLLGAVGGPRWDHLERSQRPEAGLLRLRKALEAYANLRPVQVPEALADASPLKREVVAGTDLLIVRELTGGIYFGEPRGRDQQRAWNTMHYARDEIARIARVAFTWAKRRKGRVASVDKANVLEVSQLWREVVTQVHREEFPEVELEHFYVDNAAMQLVRDPRRFDVVVTGNLFGDILSDLAATLPGSLGMLPSASIGGRVGLFEPVHGSAPDIAGQGKANPLAAILSAAMLLETLGQEAAAQAVRQGVRAALAEGVKTADLCRAGETPAPTEVVGQFIANYVRQQTPVTP
- the ilvC gene encoding ketol-acid reductoisomerase, producing MNVIYEADLSLIQQKKVAIIGFGSQGHAHALNLRDSGVEVVVGLRPGSASAAHASSQGLTVRTMAEAAAWADVIMILIPDQHQKQVYEADIAPHLKAGKALAFAHGFNIHYGQIKPPADVDVFMVAPKSPGHLVRRTYQEGNGVPCLVAVAQNATGQARELALSYAAAIGGTRAGVIETTFKDETETDLFGEQAVLCGGSAELIKAGFETLVEAGYPPELAYFECLHELKLIVDLYYEGGISYMYHSVSDTAEYGGHTRGPRVIGPHVKEEMKKILQEIQSGQFAREWIAEYASGEKKLRAERARTRQHPIEQIGRKLRRMMRWLQAKEVPEETTAA
- a CDS encoding 3-isopropylmalate dehydratase — protein: MKDVIRGLAYVVGDSIDTDQIIPAQHLVYSLTRPEERRLYGRYALSGVPAEGQGLPYGGIPFTEPDAYRSRFKIVVAGKNFGCGSSREHAPFALREAGCEAVIAESYARIFYRNAIDGGFLVPFETPVRLIDKIRTGDELEIDTRLARLLNRTTGEEFLLHPLGEVAEILRAGNLFEYARKAGLIPTTPSESP
- the cimA gene encoding citramalate synthase — encoded protein: MKIELFDTTLRDGTQGEHVTLTADDKIRIARQLDDFGIDVIEGGWPGSNPKDRAFFERARDIEWKHAQICAFGSTRRAGLAPEDDPNLQALLEAQTPVVAIFGKSWTLHARVALGVSLEENLELIASSVAFLKAHGRRVIYDAEHFFDGYQDDPAYALETLRAAAEAGADVLVLCDTNGGTLPSDIYRIVGEVRRQFNVPLGIHTHNDTGCAVANTIMAVAAGAQHVQGTINGIGERCGNADLCAIIPNLQLKMGFTCVPEEKLARLTDLSRFVNEVANLAPIDRAPYVGRSAFAHKGGVHVSAVMKDPRAYEHIPPEKVGNRRRVLVSDLSGKSNIQYKAAELGIELKESEQARQAVQRIKELEHLGYEFQGAEASFELLLRTIQGEDTRFFSLERLRVRTEIDEEGGVCTSEATLVLRVQHERELVVAEGNGPVDALSNALRKALRRFYPDLDQVHLSDYKVRVLNSEGGTAAAVRVLVEHRDSERRWHTVGVSTNILEASWQALADGIRYYLLKRRSQAATSATLASLPQRM
- the ilvN gene encoding acetolactate synthase small subunit, producing the protein MQAEMPMLTPQQILRKRKAGEPLLPGEPEQVHRHTIAVLLENTIGALIRVVNLFSARGFNLESVTVGETDDPTVSRMTIVTTGNDRIIGQVLRQLDRLIDTLHVEDLSGSSFVERELCLLKVRYTNETRAAIMDTAEIFRGKVVDITPDTMTFELTGPTSKIEAFIKLMRPHGILEVARSGRVAMRRSSGSWLTHEDPALNLSAER
- a CDS encoding 3-isopropylmalate dehydratase large subunit; translated protein: MGMTITEKILARHAGRDRVTPGENIWIDVDILMTHDVCGPPTIEIFKREFGPDARVWDREKVVILPDHYIFTADPHARRNIEILRAFAQEQDLPYYYDVGTARYKGVCHVALAEEGFNRPGIVLIGTDSHTCTSGAFGLFSTGVGNTDAAFIMGTGKIWVKVPETMRFIFEGSLPPYLMAKDLILTIIGDIGIDGATYRAMEFDGEAVYDLSIEERMTLTNMAIEAGGKSGIIAPDEKTIAYVRARTDAPFEVYHSDPDARYHSEYVYDVSRLEPVVAKPHRPDNRATVTEVAGTRLDRAYIGSCTGGKLEDFIAAARILKGQEVQIDTYVVPASTYVAHQLHHYKIDGVSLYDIFVNAGCKIGHASCGACLGGPPDTFGRTHGTEVVISTTNRNFPGRMGSKQAAIYLASPLTVAASALTGVITDPREVLV